The Stenotrophomonas sp. ZAC14D1_NAIMI4_1 DNA segment GACGGTGGCCATGGCGGCCAGAATGGCCTGCGCGACACCATGCGCCTGCTGGGGCACGGCAAGTTCCATCGCCTGCGCGTGGGCATCGGCCATCCCGGCCACAAGGACCGCGTAGTGGGCTGGGTGCTCGGTCGTCCCTCCAAGGACGATGACGTGCTCATCGCACGCGCCATCGACGATGCCATCGACGTGCTGCCGCTGGCGGTGCAGGGCGATTTCAACGAAGCAATGAAGCGGCTGCACACCCCGAAATAACCGGTAGGTACCGACCGTTGGTCGGTACGGAGAATGATTGGAAAAACGGCGACCACGCCGCTGTTTCCCCAATCACTTTCACCCCAGAGAGCTGTCACCATGGGTATCAAATGCGGCATCGTCGGCCTGCCCAACGTCGGCAAGTCGACCCTGTTCAACGCGCTGACCAAGGCGGGCATCGCCGCGGCAAACTTCCCGTTCTGCACCATCGAACCGAACGTCGGCATCGTGCCGGTGCCGGACCCGCGCCTGGGTGAGCTGGCGGCGATCATCAACCCGCAGAAGGTCATCCCGACCGCGGTTGAGTTCGTCGACATCGCCGGCCTGGTGGCCGGTGCAGCCAGCGGCGAAGGCCTGGGCAACAAGTTCCTGGCGCACATCCGCGAAGTCGATGCGATCACCCACGTGGTGCGTTGCTTCGAGAATGCCGACGTCATCCACGTCAACAACAAGGTCGACCCGATCTCGGACATCGAAACCATCGATACCGAGCTGGCCCTGGCCGACCTGGACAGCGTCGAGAAGGCCCTGAACCGTGCCGAGCGCGCCGCCAAGGGTGGCGACAAGGAAGCGGCCGCGCGCAAGCCGGTGCTGGCCAAGCTGCAGGCTGCCCTGGCCGACGGCAAGTCCGGTCGTTCGGTTGGCCTGGACGAGGAAGAAAAGGCGCTGGTCCGTGACCTGTTCCTGCTGACCCTGAAGCCGGTGATGTACATCGCCAACGTGCTGGAAGACGGCTTCGAGAACAACCCGCACCTGGACGCCGTGCGCGCCCACGCCGCCGCCGAAGGCGCGCAGGTGGTGCCGGTGTCGGCCGCGATCGAAGAAGAGCTGTCCCAGCTTGACGACGAAGACCGCGACACCTTCCTGGCCGACCTGGGCCTGAGCGAGCCGGGCCTGAACCGCGTGATCAATGCGGCCTACAGCCTGCTGGGCCTGCAGACCTACTTCACCGCTGGCGTGAAGGAAGTCCGTGCGTGGACCGTGCGCAAGGGCGCCACCGCCCCGCAGGCCGCCGCGGTCATCCACACCGACTTCGAGAAGGGCTTCATCCGCGCCGAAACCATCGCGTATGACGACTTCATCAAGTACAAGGGCGAAGCAGGTGCCAAGGAAGCCGGTCGCCTGCGCCTGGAAGGCAAGGAATACCGCGTGCAGGAAGGCGACGTGCTGCACTTCCGCTTCAACGTCTGATCCAGCGGCAACGGATCGACCCCGGGCGCCCCGCCTCGAGCGGGGCGTTCGCGTTTCCGGCATCGGTTTCTGCGTTGGACAAAAAATGACCACGCTTCGAAACGCCTGCAGCGCAATGTTCGCACGCACTTGTCCACACCAAACCCCCACCGCTTTCCACGCGGGGTGTGGAAAACCCAGCCTGCCACTGTAGCGCCGAGCCCATGCTCGGCTGATGCCCGCCGAAGCCGAGCATGGGCTCGGCTCTACAGAAGCTGGCCCGCGCGGCCGTGGACAAAATTTCACCACGCTGGGAAACGCCTGCGGCATAACGCTCGCACCCACTTGTCCACATCAAGTTCCCATCGCTTTCCACGCACGGTGTGGAAAACAACCGGAGGCGTGGATAAAAAATCACCAAGCCTGGAAACGCCTGCGGTGCAATGCTCGCGGCCACTTGTCCACATCAAGTTCCCATCGCTTTCCACGCGTCGTGTGGAAAACCCGGCGGGCGCGCAGAGCCAGGTTCCCATCGCTTCTTATGCTCTGGTAGTCGCCCACCTTGGTGGGCGCGCGGCAAAGCAGTGCCCACCAAGGTGGGCATCTACCAAAGCCAGGTTCCCAGACAACAAGGCCCGCCAATGGCGGGCCCTGTCGTCCACGTGCTGCGGAGCCGCCTGCGCTTACAGCGCGCTGCCGCCGAACTTGTGGGTGTACTGCAGGTTGATCGTGCGGCCGACGCTGTCGAACCAGGACACGTCGTAGTACGGGTAGGCCGTATACGTGGCGTCCTTCGGCGGCATCTTGTTGAACACGTTGACCACCGACAGCGACAGGCGCGAGTGGTCGTCGAAGCGGTACTGCACCGAGGCGTTGTAGCGGTAGGTGGCCTTGATGTACGGGCTGTCGCCGCTGTCCTCGTCGAACACCTGGTCGTAGCTGTCCGAGTTCGGCAGCTTGCCCAGGCGCGAGCCGTACACGGTCGCCGACCACGCGTCCTTCTCCCAGGTCACGCTGACGCTGGTCTTGGTGCGCGGGATGTCGAAGGCGCTGTTCACCGCGAACTGGTCTTCGATGGGGTCACCCGGGTAGCGCTGGAAATCATGCTTCTTCACCCACGTATGGGTGCCATTGAAGATGAAGTCGCCAGCGCCGGTCTGCAGGCGGTAACGCAGGCCCACGTCGATGC contains these protein-coding regions:
- the ychF gene encoding redox-regulated ATPase YchF; the encoded protein is MGIKCGIVGLPNVGKSTLFNALTKAGIAAANFPFCTIEPNVGIVPVPDPRLGELAAIINPQKVIPTAVEFVDIAGLVAGAASGEGLGNKFLAHIREVDAITHVVRCFENADVIHVNNKVDPISDIETIDTELALADLDSVEKALNRAERAAKGGDKEAAARKPVLAKLQAALADGKSGRSVGLDEEEKALVRDLFLLTLKPVMYIANVLEDGFENNPHLDAVRAHAAAEGAQVVPVSAAIEEELSQLDDEDRDTFLADLGLSEPGLNRVINAAYSLLGLQTYFTAGVKEVRAWTVRKGATAPQAAAVIHTDFEKGFIRAETIAYDDFIKYKGEAGAKEAGRLRLEGKEYRVQEGDVLHFRFNV